The genomic window aatgctaaagaggttagggctgttcagcttggagaagagacggctgaggggggatatgatagaggtgtttaagatcatgagaggtctagaacgggtaaatgtgaatcagttatttactctttcggatagtagaaggactaaggggcactccatgaagttagtaagtgacacaattaaaactaattggagaaaacactttttcactcaatgtacaattaagccctggaatttgttgccagaggatgtggttattccagttagtgtagctgggtttaaaaaaggtttggataggttcttctaggagaagtccattacctgctattaatcaagttgacttagggccagattttcaaagggttacatgcgccaggcctattttaaaaaggcttggcgacgtgtgtaaagccccgggaagcgtgtaagtcccggggctttacaaaaggggtggtccgggggcggggtgtgggcagggcgGGACTGTCTGGGGGCAgagcaggggcagggccagaggcctccgacagagcagtcattgccgctgtgtcagaggatcgcgtgctggcaggctgccagcaagTGCAAAAAGGAAGACAAGAGTcaaggggagggggtttagagtagggctagggggggaaaggttaggggaaggggtggaaaggtgaggttagggggagggaacggaggaaggcagcatggcttggcgcacgcaaggtgcacaactgtgcacccccttgtgcgcgctgaccccggattttataacatgtgcacacaggtAGCACGCTCACATGTAGGCCAaacacgcttcttttaaaatctaccccatagggaatagtcactgctattactggcatcagtagcttgggatctacttaatgtttgggtacttgccaggttcttgtggcctggattggccactgttggaaacaggatgctgggcttgatggacccttggtttgacccagtatggaaatttcttatgttcttaagacttccctttgcaaaactcATGTTGATTAGCCCCATTAAACTACGTCTATCTATGTGGTCAGTCATTTTActtttaagaatagctttgacTTTTTTTGCCAGCTTAGATGTGAGggtcacaggtctatagtttcctggatcacccctggagccatttttaaaaattggtgtcactttggctaccctccagttttTTGGTACCTTGgctttttttaaaagaaagattGTAAATCACAGAAAGAGATCTGCAATTTCACTTttaagttcctttagaactctggggttaATATtttctggtcctggtgatttgttattttttagtttgtcaatctgagtTATTAAATCCTCCAGTTTCATAGTGATTGCAGCTAGTTGctcagtcatcaccatcaaaaaatatttctggtgTAGGTATGACCACCCCTTTTACTGCTTGGTCATCTAGTGGCCTAGCTGACTCCCTAACAGGCCAGAGAAACTACTTTGAATAAGGATTTCATTAAATCCTTGCAAATTTATCCAAAAGTGTCTAAAAAAcagaagttagggcatcccaaaggagtgattccaataaaagcaaaagtagtccatgtgcctataagtaaagaaccacctgagttaaaagattccaaaacaTCCCTGTCAGCCGataaacaggttgttaataccaagaaaaaacatactttgaaatgtctgtatggcaatgccagaagtctaagaagtaagatgggagagttagtgtacaGCACTGAATCAAGAAATAGACATAACTGGAATCTCAGAGatatggtagaaagaggataaccaatgggacagtgttataccagggtataaattatactgcaatgataggatggattaaCTTGGGGGAGAGGTAGAGCTTTATTTTCAAGATGGCATAAAGTTCAACAAGATGAAGAtcctacaagagactaaatgctcattCGATACTTTATTTGTAGAAATCCTATGTGTTTTGATGAAGAATATAGCGATAGAATACtcccatccacctggacaaattgataagatggatgatgaaacagtaacagaaataagggaagctaaacaatttggcaatgcagtaataatgggaaatttaaaTTATCCCAATTTTGACTGAGTAATGGTAACATCAGGACGTGATAGAGAGAGATAAAGTTACTGGaaggaataaacaactgcttcatggcaCAACTGGTTCAGAAATCaacgagagagggaactatttggatctaattcttagtggaactcaggatttggtgagagaggtaacggtggtggggacacttggtaacagtgatcataacatgatccaatttgaattaatgactggatatgaaaaataattaaaactacagctctagcactaaacagcaacatttatttatttgatttatattccacttttgggtacttcaaaatggattacattcaggtactctaggtatttccttatccccagtgTACTTTCAATCTAAAGGGAGAATTTGATAGAATGAGGAAgatagaaagaaactgaaaagtaCAGCTATAAAGGTTAAGATTGTACtacaggcgtggacaatgtttaAATGTACCATTCTAGAAGCGTAGTCCAGACCTATGgctcacattaagaaaggtgaaaagaggGCCAAACACCTGCAGGCTTAGTTAAAAGGTGAAgagaaagaggatattttagccaaaacattcttccttaaaaattggaagaaggatccagctgaaaaagataggaaatagcataagcattGGAAAGTTTATTATAAACCAATGATAAGAGAGGCTgaaagacaatttgaaaagaagttggccgtagaaggaaaaattgataataaaatattttaaaaatataaccgAAGCAGGAACCATGCAAGGGAGTCgtttggatcattagatgatcgaagggttaaaggagcacttggggaagataaggtcattgtggaaagactaatgaaatctgctttggtgtttactaatgaagatgttggagagatgcccattccagagatggttttcaaaggtgatgattcagatgatctgaaccaaatcatagtgaacctggaagatgtagtaggccaaattgaccaactgaagagtagtaaagcaTCTGGACCAAATGGtgtgcaccccagagttctggaataactaaaaaaaatgaaatttcaaaactattactagtaatttataacctatcataatttataacctatcattaaaattgtccattgtacgtgaagactggaaggtagccaatagagatgtgaatcgtgtgatcgatcgtcttaacgattgatttcggctgggagggggagggaattggatcgtcgcagtttgggttttttaaatatcgtgtaaatcgtgtaaatcatgtaaatcgaaaaacggcacactaaaacatccctaaaacccaccccgaccctttaaaataaatcccccaccctcccgaaccccccaaaaatgccttaaattacctggggtccagaggaagggtcccggtgtgatcttttactcacggacctccggtgcattgtagaaatggcgccggccctacctttgacctgtcatatgacagggcaaagctagcgccggcgccattttgtttttttgtcccccgacggcaggagcgtaggagattgctcccggacccccgctggacttttggcaagtcggaCCCCCCGCCATTTTCCCGGTCCGGGGGTCCGGGAAAATggcgctgtatggccggcgccattttccatacggaaaaacgattcacgtgcaggaagtcgttcccggacccccgctggacttttggcaagtcttatgggggtcaggaggcccccccaagctggccaaaagtccctgggggtccagcgggggtccgggagcgatctcctacgctcctgacgtcgggggacaaaaaacaaaatggtgctggcgctacctttgacctgtcatatgacaagacaaaggtagcgccggcgccatttctacaatgcaccggaggtccgagagtaaaagatcacaccgggacccttcctctggaccccaggtaatttaaggcattttgggggggttcgggagggtgggggatttattttaaagggtcggggtgggttttagggttgttttagtgtgccggttttcccgccctcccccttcccctcccccttcccccgatttacgattttttgacgataaatcaggggaattgttattgtatcgcggctctaacgatttttgacgatttaaaatatatcggacgatattttaaatcgtcaaaaaacgattcacatccctagtagccaatgtaactccaattattaaaaaacactccaggggtgatccaggaaactatagactggtgaccCTGGCTTCAGTCCAGGaaatatcatggaaactattctaaaaaacaaaaagacagaATGTAAGGattgacatggtttaatgtgtcacagcagcatggatttacccaagagaagtcttgcctcacaaatatgctactttttttgaaggggttaataaacatgtgcataaaggtgagcCTGCaaatgtggtgtatttagattttcagaaagcatttgacaaagttccccttgactggcttctaagaaaatttaaaagtcatggtataggaggcaaAGTACTTTTGTGGGTcctaaactggttaaaaggaaataGCGAGTAggataaatggtcagttttctcagtggagataGGAAAatattggagtgcctcagggtctgtacttggaccagtgctttttaatttatttataaatgatctggaaaggggaacaatgagtgagttgatcagatttgcagatgatacaaaattattctgtgtagttaaatcacaggtggatagtgataaattgcaggaggacattgtgagactagaatattggacatccaaatggcagatgaaatttaatgtggataagtgcaacatgatggatatagggaaaaataacctgtgctgtagttacaagatgttaggtttcatgttacaTTTAGGTGTAATAGTGgacattacattgaaattgttgtctCAGTGTgatgcggcagttaaaaaagcaaacagaatgttaggaattaggaggggaatggtgaataaagcagagactatcataatgcctctgtatcactccatgataaAACTATCCCTTGAGTACTGGGTTGTTATGtttgcagcatctcaaaaaagatagatacacggcagaagaaacagagaagggtgaccaaaatgataaaggggatgaaatggctcccctatgaggaaaggctaaggaggttagggctgttcagcttggagaagagtaggctgaggggggatatgatagaggtctataaaatcatgagaggactagaatggttAATGTAAAGTGGTTGTTTACTCCTGCCTATAATACAAGGATTGGGggtatgccatgaagttagcaagtagcccatttaaaacaaattgaagaaaattatttttcactcaatgctttattaagctctgaaatttgttgccagaaaatatgTTTAATGCAGTCAGCTTATCtgagtttaagaaaggtttggacaacttcctggaggagaagtccataaacggctattaatcaagctgatttagGAAATAACCAATGCTTATTACTGTCATTAGTATCaagggatctttttaatgtttgtttgggttcttgcccggtatcctggattggccactgttataaACAGGACACTGGTCTTGATGTAACCTTGTTCTGACTCAGTAtaacaacttcttatgttcttgtattctTAAAtttggtcagacccagcatggtacattctatgttcttatgagaataaCAAGGACATATTATCTTTCTTTCCTGGTAGGAAGATATGTTATGCCTAGGATTATTCAGAATTTTTCCTACTCATTATTCTCTAGGAAGTCTTTCATTTTCTCTGCCAGTTTTGGGAAATGTTCATCAATGTGATTTTCATTTTTGGGGATTAGCTTCTGTGTATGCAATGATGTAAAAGATTTGCACATGCAAGGATATGTAGTGCGCATGGAGTACTGTGAAATAGAACTCTGAAGgagaataaagaaaataattgtaattacataagaacataaaaacataagaacatgccatactgggtcagaccaagggtccatcaagcccagcatcctgtttctaacagtggccaagccaggccataagaacctggcaagtacccaaaaactaagtctattctatgttactgttgatagtaatagcagtggctattttctaagtcaactgtACAGAACTGATGAGAAAGAGGAAAACTGGTAAAGGAAGTTATTGTTTAGAAATGAATATCGGACATTTTGAAACAAACAAGAACATAATTCCATTACAATCTAACTGTACCTGTGATTGTGCTGATACAACTTTCACGACTTTGTAGAGATATCCATTTCCTGACTTTTCACTGTATGCGTTCACTGCAAAACGAGCAGCTTTCTGTACCTCAGGGCTGTCAGGATCAATGTTTATTGGTGCTCCAGGCATATCTACAGAATAAGAGagaacagagaaagagagaatgacaCTGAGACACAGCCAGAGGTTTGCCATGATTTCACTAGTAGTAGAACGATGCGCTACTGTGCAGCAGTGATAGAAAAGGAAAGGTGAAAGAACAGGAGTTAGTTTGTGGCTTAAATACTGTATGAAGACATTTACTAGCCAAAGCAAACACCCTGAaatctgattagaaaaataagcatTGCTTATTATTGAAAGGGGCCTTATGTTTGTAGAAAGTATTGCAATAATTACTTTAAAAGATATTATCAGATATGATAAGCCCATGAATAAGTATGCTCTCATGCAGGACACATTGCTTCATGCATTTGATAATGAAAAGATCTCATTCTAATATTGCATGTTGTTGACATTTTATAATATTAATCTGAAAGAATTGCTGCAATGAGCAAATATTTTCATTGGGagtatttaataataataataataataataataataataataaaagtgatAATGAATAGTAAAAGAGGAATTTATGATAATAATATGTTTCTAATAATTAAATCACACAAAATTTAAAGGTAACTCTGCACACAAACTGATTTTGAAGTATTTGAGTAATTACTAACTGGATATGAATTACTAACTGGATATGAAAGGAAGAAGCTACTTACCCTTAAAAGGATGTGCATAATTAAACCAGGGCCTGAGGTCTTGAACATAGACCGAACCAAAGTACAGGCCTCAAGCAACACAAAGATGGAGTCTTCAGCCATGTGATGGCCTTATAGTTTCCCTTTTTAAGACTGAAAAACTACACAGCGAGAAGAAATTGCAATTGCTCTGTCAAACTTCCGTCTACAACTCGCAATTGGCTAGCTCCCTCTGGACACACAAACTTGCTAAACAagaccaaaaaaattattttcatttcattcatttctttgggatccatattcatttcattagtttcaatacaaaaaaatattttcatttattcatttcattcattttccattaagaCGTATGGGAGAATTATTACAGTCTATAATAGGCTCTAGAACAGTGAATTTTATATCATTTGTAATGAAACTTGGGAGAAGAATCCATCAAAAGTGGGAAAGAGCACCAAGGTACTTTAAAAAATGGCAAAGCGGCATGAAAAAATGGGTATAAATTAGCCTAAGGCTCCACAAAGGGGTACGAGGCTTAgaggattggcaggagttctctaatgcaaTGTAAGTGAAATAAAGAAGCTATTCATTTGCCAATATTTGAAAATGATGTCCTCTTCAATTTGTTGAAATCATTTTATTACATTGCCCTGCTGTAGATTTGCAAATTTTGCAAGACTTCT from Rhinatrema bivittatum chromosome 3, aRhiBiv1.1, whole genome shotgun sequence includes these protein-coding regions:
- the LOC115087368 gene encoding cystatin-like, producing MANLWLCLSVILSFSVLSYSVDMPGAPINIDPDSPEVQKAARFAVNAYSEKSGNGYLYKVVKVVSAQSQVVAGVQFILDVEIGKTQCKIGSTDNVASCPIDSEIFVCHFEILEQPWLNVENLLKSSCKPAGK